In the Ensifer adhaerens genome, one interval contains:
- a CDS encoding GNAT family N-acetyltransferase has product MELRDIPAVGSMFTRIFRKREYKAGGELQKYIETIFFGSPLYSPERGSVVYDDGAGGIGSVILALPMEFSVQGRRTVAKLLCAFMSEGKAGAHGAACIARAMRAAKQDMCFSDNLSPVSADHGAAGGGILLPIQSLDWRRSFHPLKAWALMIGRQAPLLRSRVVTGPLAAVDRILRRRHPTMKPGAPSGCATRAIDPAAFIDCAEPMLQRFAVRPVWSRSEFNWLVTVAGLNSTLGKLLCREVMDESERVIGAYLYFGKAGEMATVLNIVCEAGRELDVTAQMFHSLDAEGYALAVGNAQPFLMNAISRQRWLSFHHRGYFCMVTRHADLKDAVQRNDIYVGGLASESWSRLLTDF; this is encoded by the coding sequence ATGGAGCTTCGAGACATACCTGCCGTGGGCAGCATGTTTACCCGGATCTTCCGCAAGCGCGAGTACAAGGCGGGTGGCGAGCTTCAGAAGTACATCGAGACCATTTTCTTTGGCAGTCCGCTCTATTCGCCCGAGCGCGGCAGTGTTGTCTATGATGACGGAGCAGGCGGCATAGGTAGCGTCATCCTGGCGCTCCCGATGGAGTTCTCGGTGCAGGGGCGCCGGACGGTCGCAAAATTGCTCTGCGCTTTCATGTCTGAAGGCAAAGCGGGCGCCCATGGCGCTGCATGTATTGCTCGCGCCATGCGCGCCGCCAAACAGGATATGTGCTTTTCGGACAATCTGTCACCGGTCAGCGCAGATCACGGGGCAGCCGGCGGTGGCATCCTGCTCCCTATCCAGAGCCTCGATTGGCGTCGTTCTTTTCATCCACTGAAAGCCTGGGCCCTGATGATCGGTAGACAGGCGCCGCTGCTCAGATCGCGCGTCGTCACAGGGCCGCTTGCCGCGGTCGATCGAATCTTGCGGCGGCGGCACCCCACGATGAAGCCGGGCGCGCCCAGCGGTTGCGCAACACGTGCCATCGATCCCGCGGCCTTCATCGACTGTGCCGAGCCAATGCTCCAGCGCTTTGCCGTTAGGCCCGTCTGGTCCCGGAGCGAATTCAACTGGCTGGTGACCGTCGCAGGTCTGAACAGCACCTTGGGTAAGCTTCTTTGCCGTGAGGTCATGGACGAGAGCGAACGCGTAATCGGCGCCTATCTCTACTTTGGCAAGGCCGGTGAAATGGCGACGGTGCTCAACATCGTCTGTGAGGCCGGCCGCGAGCTAGACGTTACGGCGCAAATGTTCCATTCGCTTGATGCGGAGGGTTACGCTCTTGCTGTCGGCAACGCGCAGCCGTTCCTGATGAACGCGATCTCGCGCCAAAGGTGGCTCTCCTTCCACCATCGTGGCTATTTCTGCATGGTGACCCGGCATGCGGATCTCAAGGACGCCGTGCAGCGCAACGACATCTATGTCGGTGGGCTTGCATCGGAGAGCTGGAGCCGTTTGCTCACGGACTTCTGA
- a CDS encoding glycosyltransferase, protein MAVSVIIKTLNEEKRIAANIESALGALKTVGGEVIVADSGSSDRTVEIASRYPVVIVQISPPALPSCGIGPQLGFQYSRHEHICLLDGDMLLDSDFLEVAEAFLADNPKVGGVTGHVQEMLTANLEFARRVTRNSPENRIGAIDRMNGGGLYRRAAIEAVGYLSDRNLHGYEEFDLGIRLRSAGWKLHRLDRCFVQHFGHTDNSYRLLVRRWKSKYLFGIGELLRASLGRPYFLQLIRELPELKLWALVYLWWAVSLGLLLFMPNKALALGLVLAIFACVVGLMSLRKGGFSMGLYTVVAWFFHAAALPVGFFRARRKPDAPIESKLLGAPA, encoded by the coding sequence GTGGCAGTATCCGTCATCATCAAGACGCTGAACGAAGAAAAGCGCATTGCCGCGAACATCGAAAGCGCGCTTGGGGCACTCAAGACGGTCGGCGGTGAGGTCATCGTTGCCGATAGCGGTTCCTCCGACAGAACCGTAGAGATTGCCTCCCGTTACCCGGTCGTCATCGTCCAGATCAGCCCGCCGGCGCTTCCGAGCTGCGGGATCGGTCCGCAACTCGGTTTCCAGTATTCCCGTCACGAGCACATCTGCCTGCTCGATGGCGACATGTTGCTCGACAGCGATTTCCTTGAGGTTGCCGAGGCCTTCCTGGCCGACAATCCGAAGGTCGGCGGCGTCACCGGCCATGTCCAGGAGATGCTCACCGCCAACCTCGAATTTGCCCGGCGTGTCACACGCAATTCGCCGGAAAATCGTATCGGCGCGATCGACCGCATGAATGGTGGCGGTCTTTATCGGCGCGCGGCGATCGAGGCGGTCGGTTATCTCTCCGACCGCAATCTCCACGGCTACGAGGAGTTCGACCTCGGCATCCGGCTCAGAAGCGCAGGCTGGAAACTGCATCGTCTTGACCGTTGTTTCGTCCAGCATTTCGGCCACACGGACAATTCCTACCGCCTGCTCGTCCGCCGCTGGAAGAGCAAGTATCTGTTCGGTATCGGCGAGTTGCTGCGCGCTTCGCTTGGTCGGCCCTATTTTCTGCAGCTCATTCGGGAATTGCCGGAGCTCAAGCTCTGGGCGCTGGTCTATCTCTGGTGGGCGGTGTCGCTCGGCCTGCTGCTGTTCATGCCGAACAAGGCGCTCGCGCTCGGCCTCGTACTGGCGATCTTCGCCTGCGTCGTTGGGTTGATGAGCCTGCGTAAAGGCGGCTTCAGCATGGGGCTCTATACCGTTGTCGCCTGGTTCTTCCATGCGGCGGCGCTGCCGGTCGGCTTCTTCCGGGCGCGCCGGAAGCCCGACGCGCCGATCGAGAGCAAGCTGCTCGGAGCGCCGGCGTGA
- a CDS encoding VanZ family protein, whose translation MNLKRAAGLFAWLLFAVIAYSTMSPLELRPRIGHLVHLERFGAFGLLGLLFAIAYPKHLTRVLLLVFVTAIGFELLQMISADRHARAADVAVKLLGGVCGVFSGWFLVRFRLPLLRLLGR comes from the coding sequence ATGAACCTCAAACGCGCCGCCGGCCTTTTCGCATGGCTCCTGTTTGCCGTGATTGCCTATTCGACGATGTCCCCCCTCGAATTGCGCCCACGCATCGGCCATCTCGTTCATCTCGAGCGGTTCGGCGCTTTCGGTCTGCTGGGGCTGCTGTTCGCGATCGCCTATCCGAAGCACCTGACGCGCGTGCTGCTTCTCGTCTTCGTGACCGCCATCGGCTTCGAACTTCTGCAGATGATTTCGGCGGATCGTCATGCGCGCGCGGCCGATGTCGCCGTCAAACTGCTCGGCGGTGTGTGCGGGGTTTTCTCCGGCTGGTTCCTCGTCCGTTTTCGTTTGCCGTTGCTGCGTCTGCTGGGGCGATAA
- a CDS encoding glycosyltransferase family 4 protein: MSGQRLLAINNYFYRRGGAEAVFFDHMKMFGDIGWDVVPFAMEHEDNEPSPWSDYFVSEIEYGRRTNLLRKVVQAASVIYSREAQRNIDRLIQSVRPSIAHAHNVYHHLSPAIFSTLKQAGVPVVMTAHDLKLACPSYKMLRDGAVCEDCRGGLVYNVLRHRCIKGELTLSAVVFAETLVHRALGLYRNQVDRIVVPSKFYVEKLVEWGWPRERMVHIPNFVDVDDYSDQWTEGNYFVFAGRLAPEKGLGTLIRAAASSRQRLVIAGTGPEEALLRQLAEQTGADVTFAGYLSGQALHRLIGEARALVLPSEWYENAPISVLEAYALGRPVIGASIGGIPEMIREGETGMTARSGDADDLARVLTRMATLSSSERAAMGASGRRWIAGEFSAAAYRDRTLDLYASLGAGKGRRR; encoded by the coding sequence ATGTCAGGGCAGCGGTTGCTCGCGATCAACAATTACTTCTATCGTCGCGGCGGCGCCGAAGCGGTTTTCTTCGACCATATGAAGATGTTCGGCGATATCGGCTGGGACGTGGTGCCCTTCGCCATGGAGCATGAGGACAACGAGCCTTCTCCCTGGTCCGACTACTTCGTCTCCGAGATCGAGTACGGCCGGCGCACGAACCTGCTGCGCAAGGTCGTGCAGGCGGCGAGTGTCATTTACTCGCGCGAGGCCCAGCGTAACATCGACCGGTTGATCCAGAGTGTCCGGCCATCGATCGCTCACGCCCACAACGTCTACCATCATCTGTCTCCGGCGATCTTCTCGACGTTGAAGCAGGCCGGCGTTCCCGTCGTCATGACGGCGCACGATCTGAAGCTTGCCTGCCCGTCCTACAAGATGCTGCGCGATGGCGCCGTCTGCGAGGACTGTCGCGGCGGTCTCGTCTACAATGTGTTGCGCCACCGCTGCATCAAGGGCGAGTTGACGCTGAGCGCGGTGGTGTTCGCGGAAACTCTGGTCCACCGCGCGCTCGGCCTTTACCGCAACCAGGTTGACCGCATCGTCGTGCCGAGCAAATTCTACGTCGAGAAACTGGTCGAGTGGGGATGGCCGCGTGAGCGCATGGTCCACATTCCGAACTTTGTCGACGTCGACGACTATTCCGACCAATGGACAGAGGGCAACTACTTCGTCTTCGCCGGACGCCTGGCGCCGGAGAAGGGGTTGGGAACGTTGATACGGGCGGCGGCATCGTCGCGACAGCGGCTGGTAATTGCCGGTACCGGCCCCGAGGAAGCGCTGCTTCGCCAGCTTGCCGAACAGACCGGAGCCGATGTCACCTTCGCCGGCTATCTCTCGGGCCAGGCCCTGCATCGTCTGATTGGGGAGGCCCGTGCCCTGGTCCTGCCGTCCGAGTGGTATGAGAACGCACCGATCAGCGTGCTCGAAGCCTACGCCCTGGGACGGCCCGTCATTGGTGCATCTATCGGCGGTATTCCCGAAATGATCCGGGAGGGAGAGACCGGGATGACGGCAAGATCCGGTGATGCTGACGATCTGGCACGGGTATTGACGAGGATGGCGACGCTCTCATCCTCCGAACGCGCGGCCATGGGGGCATCGGGCCGGCGTTGGATCGCCGGTGAATTCTCGGCAGCCGCCTATCGCGACAGAACGCTGGACCTCTATGCGTCGCTTGGAGCGGGGAAGGGGCGGCGCCGTTAA
- a CDS encoding lipopolysaccharide biosynthesis protein has product MASESVKERAHRPFLSMIMSYAASGGSLVIGSAAQLLTFAILARWLGVHEFSVFVAITAVANIAVHLCGLGAMECLVRRVARDRSMYSRMLGHNILLTAVSGVILVMLGAAILPFFFTLSPDPLTNVAVITLMLITNIVFVRVIVLAEQIFLAHSNFASANKVVVAFAVARTIAAALACIAFGVATVASWAVWQFICHVLVAVGCWRAVKGLGRPTYGIVREELPLGLYFSIPFILRAVRQNADLLVLSLVATAEVMSSYSVARRMLESSYLSVEALNRLIYPGSAKATAAGLHHAFERVRKVLVAATSISIAAAIAVFVLAPVLPSLFGKDYVSLVSFVRTLCWVVVPIAMWSVAMEALGASGHHPARASVMGLGSVLGAAITAWATWYAPPTGTFISFYVIEIAMVIVSWTVFLRFVQRDRRDADRAPLSARMAHEG; this is encoded by the coding sequence ATGGCTTCGGAAAGTGTGAAGGAACGTGCGCACAGACCGTTCCTTTCGATGATCATGTCCTATGCTGCATCCGGCGGCAGCCTCGTCATCGGATCGGCCGCCCAGCTTTTGACATTCGCGATCCTGGCGCGCTGGCTCGGCGTGCATGAATTCAGCGTTTTCGTCGCAATAACCGCTGTCGCCAACATCGCCGTGCACCTGTGTGGTCTCGGTGCGATGGAATGCCTGGTGCGTCGCGTGGCGCGCGATCGCAGCATGTATTCGCGCATGCTCGGGCACAACATTCTGCTGACCGCCGTGAGCGGCGTGATCCTGGTAATGCTCGGCGCCGCCATCCTGCCGTTCTTCTTCACGCTGTCACCGGATCCGTTGACCAATGTCGCAGTGATCACGCTGATGCTGATCACCAACATCGTCTTCGTACGCGTCATCGTGCTGGCGGAGCAAATTTTCCTCGCCCATTCGAATTTTGCCTCGGCAAACAAGGTGGTCGTCGCCTTTGCCGTCGCGCGCACCATCGCCGCCGCGCTTGCCTGTATCGCTTTCGGCGTTGCGACGGTCGCCTCCTGGGCGGTGTGGCAATTCATCTGTCATGTGCTCGTGGCTGTCGGGTGCTGGCGCGCCGTCAAGGGGTTGGGGCGTCCGACCTACGGCATCGTTCGTGAAGAGCTGCCGCTGGGGCTCTATTTCAGCATCCCGTTCATCCTGCGGGCCGTCAGGCAGAACGCCGACCTTCTGGTCTTGAGCCTGGTGGCGACGGCCGAGGTCATGTCGAGCTACAGCGTTGCGCGGCGTATGCTGGAAAGCAGCTATCTGTCAGTCGAGGCGCTGAACCGGTTGATCTATCCCGGCTCCGCAAAGGCAACCGCGGCCGGCCTGCACCATGCGTTCGAGCGTGTGCGCAAGGTGCTGGTCGCCGCCACCTCGATCAGTATCGCTGCCGCCATCGCGGTGTTCGTGCTGGCGCCAGTCCTGCCCAGTCTTTTCGGCAAGGACTATGTTTCCCTCGTTTCCTTCGTCCGTACACTCTGCTGGGTGGTTGTCCCGATTGCCATGTGGTCGGTCGCGATGGAGGCGCTCGGCGCGTCCGGCCATCACCCTGCGCGCGCCTCGGTCATGGGGCTCGGCAGCGTGCTCGGCGCCGCGATCACGGCCTGGGCAACCTGGTATGCGCCGCCGACCGGAACGTTCATTTCGTTCTACGTGATCGAAATCGCGATGGTTATCGTCTCCTGGACGGTCTTCTTGCGCTTCGTCCAGCGCGACAGACGAGATGCGGACAGGGCGCCGCTCTCGGCAAGGATGGCCCATGAAGGTTGA
- a CDS encoding polysaccharide deacetylase family protein: protein MPDLLQTVDGLVDRVANRLIWRFASKPRDVVTDVPLVSFTFDDVPDTALHNGATILERHGVRGTFYIAGGLADRVEVDRTLISAKGCADLASRGHEVGCHTFSHSKIRRLGGVALARDLDRNADYLKRSGVEPAATNFAFPYNAAWPLSRRELGRRYRTCRAGGESVNRSGVDPLMLKGVEIRQPEVDARALTGWIDDVVARPGWLVFFTHDIAARPTPYGCTPETFDHLVEYAIAKGCVVLPVERVLDRLGW from the coding sequence ATGCCTGATCTGCTGCAAACCGTCGACGGCCTCGTCGATCGCGTCGCCAACCGGTTGATCTGGCGTTTTGCGTCGAAGCCGCGCGACGTCGTGACGGATGTGCCGCTCGTTTCCTTCACCTTCGATGACGTGCCGGATACGGCGCTTCACAACGGGGCAACGATCCTTGAACGCCACGGTGTGCGGGGCACGTTTTACATTGCCGGCGGATTGGCTGATCGCGTCGAGGTCGATCGCACCCTGATCTCGGCCAAGGGATGCGCCGATCTGGCCAGCCGCGGGCACGAGGTCGGTTGCCATACGTTTTCTCACAGCAAGATCAGGCGCCTGGGCGGTGTCGCTCTGGCTCGGGATCTCGACCGCAATGCCGATTATCTGAAGCGCAGCGGCGTCGAGCCGGCGGCGACGAATTTCGCCTTCCCTTACAACGCCGCCTGGCCGCTTTCGCGCCGGGAACTGGGGCGGCGTTACCGCACCTGTCGCGCGGGCGGCGAGAGCGTCAATCGCTCGGGCGTTGACCCGTTGATGCTCAAGGGCGTGGAAATACGTCAGCCCGAGGTGGATGCACGCGCACTGACCGGATGGATCGACGATGTGGTCGCCCGGCCCGGTTGGCTGGTGTTTTTCACCCACGACATCGCCGCCCGTCCGACGCCCTACGGCTGTACGCCGGAGACATTCGACCATCTCGTTGAATACGCGATCGCCAAGGGGTGCGTGGTGCTGCCGGTCGAGCGGGTGCTCGACAGGCTCGGTTGGTAG
- a CDS encoding glycosyltransferase family 4 protein — translation MMLGLRGIPNVQGGVEKHVEMLASKLLGYGWDVDVVGRRRYLQDGDRYAWNGVEVIPLWSPRRMALEALVHTFIGVCLAAWQRPDVLHIHAIGPALMTPLARLFGLRVVVTHHGYDYDRQKWGAFARRTLKLGEFFGMRFSNGRVAISEDIVQTMRARHHVSMTLVPNGVAITMPSGDAGILREYGLTPRRYILLAARLVPEKRQLDLIRAFAKCGLTDVRLVIAGGAEFDTPYVREVKTLAGEVPGVVLTGFQSGDRLAELFANAALFVLPSSHEGMPIALLEAMAYGLPLLASDIVPNRELDLASDEYFPLGDIDALASGITAKLAAPLSDDEVRERAAHAEATYSWTNVAQRTAAVYSALLAK, via the coding sequence ATGATGCTGGGCTTGCGCGGCATTCCAAACGTTCAGGGTGGTGTCGAGAAACACGTCGAAATGCTTGCCAGCAAACTTCTGGGGTATGGCTGGGATGTCGACGTCGTCGGACGTCGCCGCTATCTTCAGGACGGTGACCGCTATGCATGGAACGGGGTCGAGGTAATCCCGCTCTGGTCGCCTCGTCGCATGGCGCTGGAGGCGCTCGTTCATACCTTTATCGGCGTCTGCCTTGCGGCCTGGCAGCGGCCGGACGTATTGCATATCCACGCGATAGGCCCGGCTTTGATGACGCCGCTTGCCCGACTGTTCGGGCTGAGGGTGGTCGTCACCCATCATGGCTACGACTACGACAGACAAAAGTGGGGCGCCTTTGCCAGGCGGACGCTGAAGCTCGGTGAGTTCTTCGGCATGCGCTTCTCGAATGGGCGCGTGGCCATATCCGAGGATATCGTTCAAACGATGCGCGCCCGTCACCATGTGTCGATGACGCTGGTCCCGAATGGTGTCGCGATTACGATGCCCTCGGGCGATGCCGGTATTCTGCGCGAATATGGCCTGACACCGCGACGCTACATTCTGCTCGCGGCACGCCTGGTTCCGGAGAAGCGGCAACTCGATCTCATCCGGGCGTTTGCAAAATGCGGATTGACCGACGTGCGGCTCGTTATCGCCGGCGGTGCGGAGTTTGATACGCCGTATGTCCGGGAGGTGAAGACGCTTGCCGGCGAGGTGCCGGGAGTGGTGCTGACCGGTTTTCAGTCCGGCGATAGATTGGCGGAACTCTTCGCCAATGCTGCCCTCTTCGTGCTTCCGTCGAGCCATGAGGGCATGCCGATCGCTTTGCTCGAGGCAATGGCCTACGGCCTGCCCCTGTTGGCGAGCGATATCGTTCCCAACCGGGAACTGGACCTTGCTTCCGACGAGTATTTCCCGCTCGGCGACATCGACGCACTTGCCTCCGGTATCACTGCAAAGCTTGCCGCGCCGCTCAGCGATGATGAGGTGCGTGAGCGCGCGGCCCATGCGGAGGCGACCTACAGTTGGACAAACGTGGCGCAAAGGACCGCGGCAGTGTATAGCGCATTGCTGGCGAAGTAG
- a CDS encoding O-antigen ligase family protein, producing the protein MTSAVYREESPADHLRVRIGTVLFMATFLFFWISTTPFIDLTGAAVLDPSAGNSNRLNQIISLALFAGMFAYGLAHPMRGIILQPRPLLAMLYIWFLFVSAISAYPMFGIKGTVLAVMVTINASIYLLLPASERHFAKMLGIGTLFMLAVAYYGILFKPTLAIHQASELREPMNAGLWRGHFPHKNSAAAAMVIAAFFGLFVMNIWSRLAGLAIVVLSFNFLLHTGGKTSTAMLPAIVMLAWIFERFRFLRIPIVIGGVGLFNLFAVGSAVFKPLSDLVTDLGIDATFTNRADIWRFAFTALAEQPITGYGFKAFWQTSELVNSGGSIETWAVAAANGHNSYLDIALMTGFPGLLLTAIWLLVLPLCNIARLAPAEEHSHLTRLYIRVWLYTIFNAGLESLFFEGGNALWFTFLLSLYGLHLQSRAVLSVAPQQVKSGAVYA; encoded by the coding sequence ATGACGAGCGCCGTCTATCGTGAAGAGAGCCCGGCGGACCACCTCCGCGTCCGTATAGGAACCGTGCTCTTCATGGCTACGTTCCTGTTTTTCTGGATATCGACCACACCCTTCATCGATCTGACAGGGGCCGCGGTCCTGGATCCTTCCGCCGGCAACTCAAACCGGTTGAACCAGATCATATCACTTGCGCTCTTCGCAGGCATGTTTGCTTATGGGCTCGCGCATCCCATGCGCGGTATCATTCTGCAGCCGCGACCATTGCTGGCCATGCTCTACATCTGGTTCCTGTTTGTCTCGGCGATTTCTGCCTATCCGATGTTTGGCATCAAGGGGACCGTGCTCGCCGTGATGGTGACGATCAATGCCAGCATCTACCTGCTGCTGCCTGCTTCGGAGCGACACTTTGCCAAGATGCTCGGTATCGGCACTCTGTTCATGCTGGCAGTCGCCTACTACGGCATTCTCTTCAAGCCGACTCTGGCGATCCATCAGGCTTCCGAGCTGCGCGAGCCGATGAATGCCGGCCTCTGGCGTGGCCATTTCCCTCACAAGAACAGCGCTGCCGCCGCCATGGTGATTGCCGCTTTCTTCGGCCTCTTCGTCATGAATATCTGGTCGCGGCTGGCGGGACTTGCCATCGTCGTCCTGTCGTTCAACTTTCTGCTTCATACGGGCGGCAAGACCTCTACCGCCATGCTTCCAGCGATCGTGATGCTTGCCTGGATTTTCGAGCGGTTCCGTTTCCTGCGCATACCGATCGTTATCGGTGGGGTCGGACTGTTCAATCTTTTCGCCGTCGGCTCGGCGGTGTTTAAGCCGCTCAGCGATCTCGTCACCGATCTTGGCATCGATGCGACTTTTACCAACCGCGCCGATATCTGGCGCTTCGCCTTCACGGCGCTCGCCGAACAACCAATCACCGGCTACGGCTTCAAGGCTTTCTGGCAGACCTCGGAACTGGTAAACAGCGGCGGCTCCATCGAGACTTGGGCAGTCGCGGCCGCAAACGGCCACAACTCCTATCTGGACATCGCCCTGATGACAGGGTTTCCCGGATTGTTGCTGACCGCAATCTGGTTGTTGGTCCTGCCTCTGTGCAACATAGCGCGCCTTGCCCCGGCAGAGGAGCATTCGCATCTCACCCGGCTTTACATCCGCGTCTGGCTCTACACGATCTTCAACGCTGGTCTCGAAAGCCTGTTTTTCGAGGGGGGCAACGCTTTGTGGTTCACCTTCCTCCTTTCCCTTTACGGCCTGCACCTACAGTCGCGCGCGGTTCTTTCAGTGGCCCCGCAGCAGGTAAAATCCGGAGCCGTCTATGCCTGA
- a CDS encoding GumC family protein translates to MYRPDEAEKRRPSQPEHDQRAPAVRGSLLDLLSSDTPVAEHKAEERTSPQSQREVPSAPKRQVAAAASHAPVRRDSYLPGLSEIGDIGVDDIIGWLREGLLWIVVAVMLCVAAALAYAMTATPRYNVYTDIVVDPSNLNVVSDDVFTSNPQRDAQLLEVESKLRILTSRNVLSRVITQLRLTEDPEFVKPSAFSSLKNLFSTKAEQQAGNELAAMRALSERVEARREERSFVVVMKVWSEEATKAVTLSNAIVAAFEQELFQSAAESAGRVAQNLNARLDELRRNVTEAERAVEDFRRKNGLQSTNDGQLVSNQLSNELNTQVLDAQQRFIQAETRYRQMNDAIAQGRTASASEFESVNMTNLREQHNVLQQQIASMQRTYGERHPRLVNARSERTTLEGAMADEARRILDRAKADMDREQQAFAALRAKASDEKSNVFSDNEAQVQLRDLERDARAKAAIYETHLARAQQITERQQIDTTNVRVISRALPPNARSWPPRTVVLLGGGAILGLALGIGLTLTRGLWGFLRGRRSAAA, encoded by the coding sequence ATGTATAGGCCGGACGAGGCCGAAAAACGGAGGCCCAGCCAGCCGGAGCACGATCAGCGTGCACCGGCCGTGAGAGGCTCGTTGCTCGACCTGCTATCGTCTGACACGCCGGTGGCCGAGCACAAGGCCGAAGAGCGCACAAGTCCCCAGTCGCAACGCGAAGTGCCCTCAGCCCCAAAGCGACAGGTCGCGGCAGCTGCGTCGCACGCGCCGGTGCGTCGCGACAGTTACCTCCCCGGATTGAGCGAAATCGGCGATATCGGCGTCGATGATATCATCGGCTGGCTGCGCGAGGGGCTCCTCTGGATTGTCGTCGCCGTGATGCTTTGTGTGGCCGCCGCGCTCGCCTATGCGATGACGGCGACGCCGCGCTACAATGTCTATACCGACATCGTTGTCGATCCCTCCAATTTGAATGTCGTCAGCGACGACGTTTTCACTTCCAATCCGCAGCGTGATGCGCAGCTGTTGGAGGTCGAAAGCAAGCTTCGTATCCTCACGTCGCGCAACGTGTTGTCGCGGGTGATCACCCAACTGCGCCTCACCGAGGATCCGGAATTCGTGAAGCCGTCCGCTTTCAGTTCGCTGAAGAACCTCTTCTCGACGAAGGCGGAGCAGCAGGCGGGAAATGAGCTTGCGGCGATGCGGGCACTATCGGAGCGGGTCGAAGCCCGCCGCGAAGAGCGTTCCTTCGTCGTGGTGATGAAGGTCTGGAGCGAAGAGGCGACGAAGGCGGTGACGCTGTCCAACGCGATCGTCGCAGCCTTCGAGCAGGAGCTGTTTCAGTCTGCCGCCGAGAGCGCCGGTCGCGTTGCCCAGAACCTCAACGCCCGCCTTGACGAATTGCGCCGCAACGTCACCGAGGCGGAGCGGGCGGTCGAGGACTTCCGCCGCAAGAATGGTCTGCAGTCTACCAACGACGGTCAACTCGTCAGCAATCAGCTTTCGAACGAACTGAACACACAGGTGCTCGACGCCCAGCAGCGCTTCATCCAGGCCGAGACACGCTACCGGCAGATGAACGATGCGATTGCGCAGGGCCGCACCGCGAGTGCCTCGGAGTTTGAGTCCGTCAACATGACGAACCTGCGCGAGCAGCACAACGTGCTCCAGCAGCAGATCGCCTCGATGCAGCGCACCTATGGCGAGCGCCACCCGCGCCTCGTCAATGCCCGCTCCGAGCGTACGACGCTGGAGGGGGCGATGGCCGATGAGGCGCGCCGTATACTCGATCGCGCCAAGGCGGACATGGATCGCGAGCAGCAGGCCTTTGCCGCCTTGCGCGCCAAGGCGAGCGACGAGAAATCCAACGTGTTTTCCGACAACGAAGCGCAGGTGCAGCTTCGCGACCTTGAAAGAGATGCGCGCGCCAAGGCCGCCATCTACGAGACACATCTGGCGCGCGCCCAGCAGATCACCGAGCGCCAGCAGATCGACACGACCAATGTCCGCGTCATTTCGCGCGCCTTGCCGCCGAACGCGCGAAGCTGGCCGCCGCGGACGGTGGTCCTTCTTGGCGGCGGCGCGATCCTCGGCCTCGCCCTTGGCATTGGCCTGACGCTGACGCGAGGGCTCTGGGGCTTCCTGCGCGGACGCCGGTCTGCAGCAGCCTGA